ATCTTGATTCTTGAAAAAGAACCCATCGCACGTCGCACAAGCGCTGACGCCATACCCCATGTAGGTCTGCTCGGTTGGGATGTTCAGCAGCTTCGCGCGAGCGCCGGTCGATATGATCACGGACTCCGCATGATAAGTCTTCTCACCGGCTTTCAGCGTAAACGGTCGTTTTGAAAGATCGACCGAAGTGATCGTCTCGAACTTGGTGACGGTCCCAAATCGCGAGACCTGCCTGCGCAATATATCCATCAACTCGGGCCCCTGAATTCCGTGCTCGAAACCGGGAAAATTTTCAACCTCCGTTGTGATCGTCAATTGACCTCCCGGTTGATCGCCTTCGAACATGATCGGCGAGAGATTTGCGCGCGCCGTGTAGAGCGCGGCGGTAAAGCCCGCCGGCCCGGAGCCGATGATAACGACAGGATGGACTTGCTCTCGCTTTAAATGCGTGCGATGGTAATTGGTGTTCATTATTGATTCTGTTTCGCGGCTCTGATATTACGCTTCAGCCCAGCAAGTTTCGCGCGTTTCATGGGTGACTTACTGAAACGGCTTGAGAACTCCTCTTGCTCCATCGTTTCGATGGTCTCGCAATCGAGCGATAGAACTCCTTCCCGCGGGGCGAATGCTGATATAGCAGTTGGCTGTGCAAAGCGGTTCCACGGACAAACATCCTGGCAAATATCGCAGCCATAGATCCAGCCATTCAGCTTAGAGGCGAGCTCTGACGGGATCTCGTGCTCGGGTTTCAGCTCGATCGTGAGATATGCAATGCAGCGGCGCGCATCAATCTTGTATGGCTCTGTGATCGCGTCCGTCGGGCAGGCATCGATGCAGCGCGTGCAGGTTCCACACATATCTTCGGCGGGTGGATCGGGTTCGAGATCGAGGTTCAGAATAATCTCGGCCAGAAAGACCCATGAGCCAGCCTCGCGTGTGATCACACTCGAGTGCTTGCCAATCCATCCGATCCCGGCGCGTTCCGCAAGTTCACGTTCGAGGAGTGGGCCGGTATCCGTGTAATATCGACCAACCGCCTCCGGTACGATCATCTGGATCTCTTCGAGCAAATGTTTGAGCATGGGCGGCACGACCTCATGATAATCGGTGCCCCAGGCATAGCGCGAAATCTTGTGGTCCGAGGCGGGATCAATTTCGTGAGGATGATAGTAGTTGATGGCCAGCGAGAGAATACTCTTGGCATCCGGCATCAGGTTGCGGACATCCCGACGCTCATCATGCCGCCGCTCCATCCACTGCATGACGCCGTGAGCACCATCCGCCACCCAGGCGCGGAGCCGGTCGGCTGCATCATTAAGCGGCTCCACGCTGGTGACGCCGGCCTTGGTAAAGCCAGTTTCGAGCGCTTTCGCCTTGATGTGTAATGTGATTTCTTCGCGTGTCATGGTGTTCTGTAACTTTGGTGGAGTGGAAGAAGACTCCAGCAGGCAACCATAATTTATAGGAATGATGAATTTGATGAATAAGCTCGCTCTCGTCCTCGGGTGGGTGGTACTAATTTGCATTGCCGAACCAGCGTTGGCTCAACTCGCAATGACAGCACCCGTCCAGATCAGCACGAACGCTGGCGCGCACTCGCCAACCATGCACGTCGGTCGGGACGGCAGTATTTATGTGAGTTGGTTCGAGAGGAATGCCAATATTTATTTCAGCCATTCAACCGATCGCGGGCAGACTTTTTCGACACCGGTTCCAGTAAGCAACCAGGGCCAGTGGGCGACGCAATGGACCTCTGAACTTCAGCGATCACCTGAATTTGCGATTGATACCAAAGGAGTGATCCACCTGGTCTGGGCGGAGGCGCGAGTCACGAGTGCGAGTGATGTATGGTATGTCCGCTCCACCGATAGCGGCAAAACGTGGTCGCAGCCGCTTTCCATTATGGACCCAGGCGATTCGGCTAGTTTCTCACAGGATTTTGCTGTCATTGCATGCGACTCTTCGGACAATCTTTACGTCTCCTATCTTGACAATCGCCAAATCATGGCCAAGACGGGCAAACACTACAAGATGCAGCTCGAACGATCCACGAACGGTGGATTGTCTTGGTCGCTGCCTGTGATCGCAGACAAATTAGCATTCGATACCAGTGGAACGTGCGAATGCTGCCGACAGGATATTGCCGTCTCGCCGGATGGGCATGTCTACATCGCATTTCGCACCAGCATGAATACCCCGCTGGGTGACATGCGCGACATTTTTATTTGTCGCTCCTGGGACGGTGGCCAAACATTCGAGCCATCGATCCAATGTCAACTTGGCGATTGGAAACTCGAAGACTGTCCCTCGAAAGGTCCGCATATTTCCCTCGACCCACACGAAAATCTCTTCGTCGCGTGGAACGACCAGCGCGATGATTCTGGTAAGCTCATTGCATATTTCGGCCTGTTGCCAAAGGGCCGAAGCAATGTTCTTCCAAACTACTCGATTTCGAATAGCCAGACGCAGACCGGCCATTGGCCATACGTCACCGTAAGTCCGAATGGCATAATAGCTTATGCGTTTATGCCGAATGCCAGCCTCGGCCAACCGGTGCAGTTCACCTATTCTTCCGACGGTGGTAACACTTGGAATCGTTCGCGCTCGCTACCTGGCCCGTCAGGAGATGGCCAATATCTGCCCCATCTTTCGTTCGGATCGAATGGCGATGTTTATGCAGCATGGCAGGATGGCAATGCGAATGGGATATTATTCTCGAGGATCTCTGGATTGAACTCGCCGGTAACCCCTGATCCGGTCGTGCTTAGTGAGAATCTTCCATCCTACAATTCAGCGCTGCCGGTCCAGTTGCATTGGTCACCATCTCAAAATCTGCTCCGCGGCAACTTTGTGTGGTATCATTTCCAGGCAGGAACAGGCACAACAGTATTGTTCGACACAATCCTTCGAGATACCTCAATTCGCCTTGGCGTGCTGCCTCCGGGCCAATATATTTATTCCGTCACTACGCACACCTCCATCGACTCCGCGACAAGTGGGCGTGCCTTCAGTATTGAAGCGTTGGGCGTGCCTTCCATACCCGAGAAACGACTCCAGGCAACTGCGACGCCCAATCCCACGCAGAGCCAGATCGTCGCGCTATCATTGCCGGATGCGATGAATACACAGACCGCAATCACCGTGAGCGATGAAGCGGGGAAGACCGTTTTGACTACGACCAACACAGTTGTCGACGGCAGTGTAATGCTTGATCTCCGAGGTTTTCCGAATGGGGCGTATCATGTCTCCATTGCGCAGAGATCAATGACTTGGAACGTTGCGATTGTGTTACGTCATTGATGACTTTCGAAGCCACACTTCTTCCCCATCGAGTCTAACATCATAGACAGGGATGCTTCCAGGGACTCCGATCTGCATGCCGGTGTGCAGGTCAAACGTCCAACCGTGCAGCGGGCAGGCCACCACGCAGGCATTACAATCGACAAATCCGGCTGCCATGACCGGCGACATCTCATGCGGACAGAGATTTGAAATGGCGAGGATTTCTCCCTTGATATTAAAGATCGCGATTTCGGTATCATCCACTTCGACGACCTTCCCCCGCCGGCCGCTCGGCGGAATCTCTGCAAACTGACATGCATAGAAATATTCCAAAGATTGCTCCGAGCCTTCCGTGTTCAGTTCGGAACGTGCCGCGTCTAATGCTTCCTCATCAAAATCATTCACGAATGAAAGAACATCGAAGCAGCCATGCTCAGTGCTACTGACTTCGTTTCGAAGCCGCCATTCCGGCACCAGACATTAACTTGCTTTCGATCGCCCGGGGATGTTCAAGGTGCTTCATGACAACAGGCTCAGCACCTTTGATTGCATCCCTTAACTCAGCATGGTGGGCGGTCGTCTGAAGCTCTTTCACATCCTTTAAGTCCTCTTTGTGGTCCTGAATGGCATCCGCAATATATAGACTATCCATAGCATGGGCGTTTGGAGCATTTCGCAACGCATCCATTTCGGAAGCCATCATGCTTGACCCATTATCGTTCGCAGGAGGGAGCGGCTTAACGTTGAGTTTCTTCGCAAGCTCTTTCTTTTCCTTCCACATTTTGGAATGATCGACAACCATCATGTTCGCGAATGAGCGCACCTCGGTGTTCTTCGTATGCGAAATAACATATTTCGCTTCGGTAATCTCGGCAGAATCGGCTGCGCATAGAGCAGCAATGATATTCTCATCGGACATCGAAGTGTTCGCAGGTTGAGATGACGAAGGGTTCGGACCGGGTGAGATTGCGCTGGATGTGATTGAATCCAGCCCATAGTCTGTGTTCGTCTTTCTCGTGCAACTTGCAGCGATAAGCGCAAGGCTCAACAGAAAGGCCTCCCCGAGAAAAATATACTTGCTGAGGAAAGAGTGTTTCATCATTCAATGAATGAGTGATGGAGAGCGTATTCGAATACGAATACACGGACAAACCTCATGCCTCAAACTAATGGCTGAGCGGAAATGAAAACGAGAAAGTCGATCTAATATTTAGGCTTCGAGTGCCTTTACCCCCGGCAGCACTTTGCCTTCGAGGAATTCGAGGCTCGCGCCACCGCCAGTGGAGACATGCGATATCTTGCTGGCGAGTCCGGCATGTTCGAGTGCCGATACGCTATCCCCGCCGCCCACGACGGTCGTGGCTCCCGAAGCTGTTGCATCCGCAAGTGCGCGGGCGATCTCGAAGGTACCCGTCGCATAATTTGGCATTTCGAAGACTCCCATCGGGCCGTTCCAGACGATTGTTTTCGCGCGAGCGATCTCCGTGCGGAATTGCTGAATAGTCCGATCGCCGATGTCCACACCCATCCACTCGGCAGGTATCTCATCGACATTCACCGTCTTATGTTCGGCGTCGTTTTTGAACTCACGAGCGACGACGGTATCGACCGGTAGCACGAGCCGATTGGCAGACTTGACAAGCAGTGCTTTTGCCAATTCGACCTTATCTTCCTCGACGAGCGACGTGCCGATCTCCTTTCCTTGCGCCTTCAGGAAGGTGTAGGTCATGCCACCACCAATCAATACCTTGTCGGCACGACCGAGCAGACTTTCGATGACATCGATCTTGCCGGAAATCTTTGCGCCGCCAATGATAGCGACGAAGGGCTTTGAAGGAGAGGAGAGCACGCCGCCCAAGTACTTCAGCTCCTTATCCATCAGATACCCCGCGGCCTTTATTCTAACGAAATGAGTGATACCTTCGATAGAAGCATGAGCGCGGTGCGCTGCGCCAAATGCATCATCGACATAGACATCACATAATCCCGCCAGAGATTTGGAAAACGCGGGATCATTCTTCTCCTCCTCGCCATGGAATCGAAGATTCTCGAGCAGGAGTACTTCGCCAGGCTTCAGTCCGCTTGCCGAGTTCTCGACTTCAGTGCCAACGCAATCATTGGCAAACGTTACCTTCGTGCTAAGAAGCACTTTCAAATGTTCGAATACCGGACGTAGTGAGTACCTCTCTTCAGGCGCACCCTTTGGACGGCCAAGATGGCTTGCAATGATCAGCCGTGCACCACGCGCGAGCAGAGCCTCGATCGTTGGCATCGCTGCGCGGATGCGTGTGTCATCAGCGATTGTGTATGGCTTTTCCTTGGTGAGCGGCACATTGAAATCGACTCGGAGAAACACGCGCTTGCCCTTGACATCAACGGTGTCGATAGTCTGATAAGTCATATCGTCAAAGAGGCTCTATGAATGTGGGAGGTCGCTTAGCATCTTTTCAAATCGGAGATTCCACGCTCGCTCGCTGAATTCGCGCTCGATTCTCTCTCTGGCCGCGCGGCCCATCCGTTCTCGAAGTGCCGAGTTCAGAGCAAGCGTGTGCATCGCCTCCGCGATCTTTCGCGGATCGTTGCTAACAAAAAAGCCGGAAATTGTATCCTCGATAAACGTCTCCGGGCCGCCGCAGCGAGTGGAAATAACCGGGAGGCCACACGCCATGGCCTCCATCGCGGCAATCCCCAGTCCCTCCTGCTCGCTGGTCAGAACCAGAGCAGTCGAAGAGCTATACATCTCGATCAATTCCGAATCCGATATTCCGGAACGGACTTCAAGATTCGTATCGGATGGACGCGGAAATCCCGCCGCTACACTCGACACGATCGTTGCGGCGAACTCGAGATCAGGCGTCGTTCGGTGGAGTTCGTTGCACGCATCCGCAAAAAGGGCAACACGTTTGCGTGGATCGTTCGCACGGCCGACGAACAGAAATCGCGGATGTGAATCACGTAGTTCAGAAGGCTGGAAACGATCCGTGTCGATTGGGAATGGCCACACCTCAGTGGGCGTGTTCGATAGCCGTCGCAGTTGATCTCGTGCATCGTTACTGACGGCAAGAATGCTCGTTGCTTGATTCAGAACCCGCGCTTCGGATTTCAGTACTGGCAGCATGCCCAATCGCTCGATGAGCGCCAAGAAGTTGCGCGACGATCGGAGCCGTTCGCCACGATCGGCAGTAACGCTTGAAGAAACCCACGCAACGAACGGCTTCTTCAGCGAAGCGAGTGGTAAGCCGGTATGTGCAGAGCCGGTGACGAGAAGGAAGTCATCAAATTCAGCAAGTTCGTTGCGCCAGAACCGGTTCGCATGGATACGGTTCGGCTCCCACTCGGGCAAATACGCACCGATTGCAACGCTCTGCATTCCACGAAACTCATATCGCTGAACCTTGGGCAAGAAGTTCAACTCCCCGCGAAAGATATTCGCAAGCGAGGCACTCAATTCCGGATGTTCGGCAAAACGGGCATAATGGATGATCGTTGGTTCGAAGCCGGCGGCTTTCGCACGCCGATACGCATACTCAACGAGCCGCAGCACACCGCCGAAATTCGCGGGATCTTGGGTAACGATCGCGAGGCGCCGCGGCTTCACTTATGTTGTTTCTCGTTCTGACTCTGCCACCGGCAGATTCTTAGGCCGGAACGGAAAGAATTGCTCGAACACACTCTTCTTCGGTGCCCGTGGGGTCGATGAATAGTAGTGATAGTACTGATAGTACTTGTAATACGAGCCGTAGGCATTTGCGACGTTGAAATTGTTGAGCACGACTCCAAGCATATTGGCCCCAGAACGCTCGATCGAATCCATCGCGCGCAGGAGCGCGTCAATGCGTGTCACATCAGCGCGAGCAACGAGGATCGTGGCGTCCGCCGTGTGTCCGAGCAGCAGTGCATCGGTCACGGCGACCACCGGCGGCGTATCGAGTAAGATCATGTCGAATTCCTCACGCAATTTCGCGATGAGTTGTCCCATTCGCTGGGAGCCTAACAACTCAGCAGGATTGGGCGGAATGATCCCGCATGGAAGTACATACAGATTTTCGACATCGGTCTGTTTGATCGCCTCCTCGAACGTAGCACGTTCAAATAACAGATTTGTCAGGCCTGGCTCGCGAGGGAGCCCAAAGACCGAATGCAGCACCGGTCGCCTAAGATCGGCATCGATGAGCAGCGTCTTCTTTCCTGTCTGCGCCATGACAATTCCCATGTTGGAGGACGTTGTCGATTTTCCTTCCTGGGGCGCCGAACTCGTAATCGCAAGAACTTGGATCTCACGGTCAAGGCCGCTGAAGAGAACTGTCGTGCGAAGAGAGCGGTATGACTCCGCCACGGATGAATGCGGGTCGAGATGCGAAGCGCGATGCGGCGTGAATTTCGGCCGTTCAGCACTCGCGATCTCCGGCGAGATCGAAAGCGGTTGCGAAGCGTGATTGATGACTGGAATCGTCGCAAGCAAGGTAACATTTTCTGCTTCGACCTGGTCTGGCGTG
The DNA window shown above is from Bacteroidota bacterium and carries:
- a CDS encoding nitrite reductase (NAD(P)H) small subunit — translated: MNDFDEEALDAARSELNTEGSEQSLEYFYACQFAEIPPSGRRGKVVEVDDTEIAIFNIKGEILAISNLCPHEMSPVMAAGFVDCNACVVACPLHGWTFDLHTGMQIGVPGSIPVYDVRLDGEEVWLRKSSMT
- a CDS encoding DUF4142 domain-containing protein codes for the protein MMKHSFLSKYIFLGEAFLLSLALIAASCTRKTNTDYGLDSITSSAISPGPNPSSSQPANTSMSDENIIAALCAADSAEITEAKYVISHTKNTEVRSFANMMVVDHSKMWKEKKELAKKLNVKPLPPANDNGSSMMASEMDALRNAPNAHAMDSLYIADAIQDHKEDLKDVKELQTTAHHAELRDAIKGAEPVVMKHLEHPRAIESKLMSGAGMAASKRSQ
- a CDS encoding glycosyltransferase family 4 protein, which gives rise to MKPRRLAIVTQDPANFGGVLRLVEYAYRRAKAAGFEPTIIHYARFAEHPELSASLANIFRGELNFLPKVQRYEFRGMQSVAIGAYLPEWEPNRIHANRFWRNELAEFDDFLLVTGSAHTGLPLASLKKPFVAWVSSSVTADRGERLRSSRNFLALIERLGMLPVLKSEARVLNQATSILAVSNDARDQLRRLSNTPTEVWPFPIDTDRFQPSELRDSHPRFLFVGRANDPRKRVALFADACNELHRTTPDLEFAATIVSSVAAGFPRPSDTNLEVRSGISDSELIEMYSSSTALVLTSEQEGLGIAAMEAMACGLPVISTRCGGPETFIEDTISGFFVSNDPRKIAEAMHTLALNSALRERMGRAARERIEREFSERAWNLRFEKMLSDLPHS
- the queG gene encoding tRNA epoxyqueuosine(34) reductase QueG, translated to MTREEITLHIKAKALETGFTKAGVTSVEPLNDAADRLRAWVADGAHGVMQWMERRHDERRDVRNLMPDAKSILSLAINYYHPHEIDPASDHKISRYAWGTDYHEVVPPMLKHLLEEIQMIVPEAVGRYYTDTGPLLERELAERAGIGWIGKHSSVITREAGSWVFLAEIILNLDLEPDPPAEDMCGTCTRCIDACPTDAITEPYKIDARRCIAYLTIELKPEHEIPSELASKLNGWIYGCDICQDVCPWNRFAQPTAISAFAPREGVLSLDCETIETMEQEEFSSRFSKSPMKRAKLAGLKRNIRAAKQNQ
- a CDS encoding phosphoglycerate kinase, with product MTYQTIDTVDVKGKRVFLRVDFNVPLTKEKPYTIADDTRIRAAMPTIEALLARGARLIIASHLGRPKGAPEERYSLRPVFEHLKVLLSTKVTFANDCVGTEVENSASGLKPGEVLLLENLRFHGEEEKNDPAFSKSLAGLCDVYVDDAFGAAHRAHASIEGITHFVRIKAAGYLMDKELKYLGGVLSSPSKPFVAIIGGAKISGKIDVIESLLGRADKVLIGGGMTYTFLKAQGKEIGTSLVEEDKVELAKALLVKSANRLVLPVDTVVAREFKNDAEHKTVNVDEIPAEWMGVDIGDRTIQQFRTEIARAKTIVWNGPMGVFEMPNYATGTFEIARALADATASGATTVVGGGDSVSALEHAGLASKISHVSTGGGASLEFLEGKVLPGVKALEA